In a genomic window of Occallatibacter riparius:
- a CDS encoding LOG family protein, with translation MAADHVQPRVAVYCGSSSGSDPAYMAEAEALGAGIAAAGLGVVYGGANIGLMGAVADAALAGGAEVVGVLPEFLAGREIAHTGLTRLETPATMHQRKARMVALADAFLILPGGYGTLDELFEILTWSQLRMHAKPCVLINTAGYWDPLLAFVDKMVDAGFLPVRSRGLMLVAPDAQTAVEMIVTQLRSFAQESST, from the coding sequence ATGGCTGCTGATCATGTCCAACCCCGTGTCGCCGTGTACTGCGGCTCCTCCAGCGGCTCCGATCCTGCTTATATGGCCGAGGCCGAGGCGCTTGGCGCAGGTATCGCTGCCGCTGGATTAGGTGTTGTGTACGGCGGTGCGAATATCGGACTGATGGGTGCTGTCGCCGACGCAGCGCTGGCCGGAGGCGCTGAGGTCGTCGGGGTTCTGCCCGAGTTTCTCGCGGGACGCGAGATTGCGCACACAGGCCTCACGCGGCTTGAGACGCCGGCAACGATGCACCAGCGGAAGGCGCGCATGGTGGCTCTGGCCGATGCATTTCTGATCCTGCCGGGCGGCTACGGGACGCTGGATGAGCTGTTCGAAATTCTGACATGGTCGCAGCTCAGGATGCACGCCAAGCCGTGCGTCCTTATCAATACCGCGGGCTACTGGGATCCGCTGCTCGCCTTTGTCGACAAGATGGTGGACGCGGGGTTTCTGCCGGTCCGGAGCCGCGGGCTGATGCTGGTAGCGCCGGATGCGCAGACCGCAGTCGAGATGATCGTCACACAGCTTAGATCGTTCGCGCAGGAATCGAGCACCTAG
- a CDS encoding sulfite exporter TauE/SafE family protein, with protein MLDLAAAHPIFHWRSVWLIIAAFIAGVLNAVAGGGSFLSFPALLGTGIQPVQANATNTVALWPGQITSIAAYWEDVRKNMRLVYPMGLAGLIGGTGGAIVLLITPQTTFMKLVPWLLLIAATIFALSRPITRWLDRRAVARHQRAGTEPQPPRRRLVFLCTVVVCFYIGYFGAGAGFLIITLLSVFGVEDMNEINALKVVSTSMANGVAFLIFVVSGNVEWRYCLMAMVACAIGGYTSARFARLVPQQVLRAMVIVIGFGMAAWFFWTTR; from the coding sequence ATGCTCGACCTGGCCGCCGCACATCCGATCTTTCACTGGCGATCTGTGTGGCTGATTATTGCGGCATTCATCGCAGGCGTGCTCAACGCTGTCGCTGGAGGGGGCTCATTCTTATCCTTCCCTGCCCTGCTCGGAACGGGAATCCAGCCCGTGCAGGCGAACGCCACAAATACCGTGGCCCTATGGCCGGGGCAGATCACATCGATTGCGGCTTACTGGGAAGACGTGCGAAAGAACATGCGGCTGGTGTATCCGATGGGGCTGGCGGGTCTGATCGGAGGAACCGGTGGAGCGATCGTACTGCTCATCACGCCGCAAACGACGTTCATGAAGCTGGTTCCGTGGCTGCTGCTCATTGCGGCCACGATCTTCGCTTTGAGCCGGCCGATCACGCGGTGGCTCGACCGGCGGGCCGTCGCCCGCCACCAGCGCGCCGGAACCGAGCCGCAGCCCCCGCGACGCCGGCTGGTCTTCCTGTGCACAGTAGTGGTCTGCTTCTACATCGGCTACTTCGGGGCAGGCGCGGGGTTCCTGATCATTACTCTGCTATCGGTGTTCGGCGTTGAGGATATGAACGAGATCAACGCCCTGAAAGTGGTCTCAACCAGCATGGCGAATGGCGTGGCGTTCCTCATCTTTGTGGTGAGCGGGAATGTGGAGTGGCGCTACTGCCTGATGGCGATGGTGGCCTGCGCCATCGGCGGATATACTTCGGCCCGGTTTGCGCGGCTGGTGCCGCAGCAGGTGCTACGCGCCATGGTGATCGTGATCGGCTTCGGCATGGCCGCGTGGTTCTTCTGGACGACGCGCTGA
- a CDS encoding DUF971 domain-containing protein, with protein MSHEGIRFSSKEDMAREAVADRQLSRAAVTPTKVRVLITEGKGLEIEWSDGHRSAWNFGWLRNACPCATCNEEREQQGRKPGQPKKKAAELLPMYAPPAKPTSAQAVGRYAIQFNWLDGHNSGIYSFDFLRRHCQCSECKFERGETAGAPN; from the coding sequence ATGAGTCACGAAGGCATCCGCTTTTCCAGCAAGGAAGACATGGCGCGCGAAGCTGTGGCTGACCGGCAGCTCTCGCGCGCGGCCGTAACTCCAACCAAGGTGCGGGTGCTGATCACCGAGGGCAAGGGGCTGGAGATCGAGTGGTCCGACGGCCACCGCTCCGCGTGGAACTTTGGGTGGCTGCGCAACGCATGCCCCTGCGCCACCTGCAACGAGGAACGCGAGCAGCAGGGCCGCAAGCCGGGCCAGCCGAAAAAGAAGGCGGCCGAGCTTCTGCCCATGTATGCGCCGCCGGCCAAGCCCACGAGCGCGCAGGCGGTGGGACGGTACGCGATCCAGTTCAACTGGCTTGATGGGCATAACTCGGGAATCTATTCGTTTGACTTCCTGCGACGGCACTGCCAGTGCAGCGAGTGCAAGTTCGAACGCGGCGAAACGGCCGGAGCGCCCAACTAG
- a CDS encoding SRPBCC domain-containing protein — MSKMTLTTEGDQHVVVTRRFAAPPQAIYRAHTEPELIQKWMLGPDGWTMPVCISENHPGGKIRYEWSNGQEGQGFYITGEVISVEPFHRLVHVERMHLPQLPGPTPDNHVETTFEADGDGTLMTMRMTLPDAATRAQMLASGMEHGMEAGYVRLEGLLSQTSAVPA; from the coding sequence ATGAGCAAAATGACACTCACCACCGAAGGCGACCAGCACGTGGTCGTAACCCGCCGCTTCGCCGCCCCACCCCAGGCGATCTACCGTGCCCACACCGAACCTGAATTGATCCAGAAGTGGATGCTTGGTCCCGACGGCTGGACCATGCCCGTCTGCATCAGCGAGAACCACCCCGGAGGCAAGATCCGCTACGAGTGGAGCAACGGCCAGGAGGGCCAGGGGTTCTACATCACCGGCGAAGTCATTTCTGTAGAGCCGTTCCACAGGCTTGTGCACGTAGAGCGCATGCACCTTCCCCAGCTTCCCGGCCCCACTCCCGACAACCATGTCGAGACCACCTTCGAGGCCGATGGCGACGGGACCCTCATGACCATGCGCATGACCCTTCCCGACGCCGCCACTCGCGCGCAAATGCTCGCCTCCGGCATGGAGCACGGCATGGAAGCTGGCTACGTGCGGCTCGAAGGCCTCCTCAGCCAGACCAGCGCAGTGCCCGCCTGA
- a CDS encoding ArsR/SmtB family transcription factor, with protein sequence METLDHTFAALADPTRRAILASLATGEQTVMELVRPFRMTQPAVSRHLKVLENAGLIVRRAEGTRRPCRLSPAGFASVERWLAMLRPALERNYARLDQVLSEIKTTE encoded by the coding sequence ATGGAAACGCTCGACCACACCTTCGCAGCCTTGGCCGACCCCACCCGCCGTGCCATCCTCGCAAGCCTGGCCACCGGCGAGCAGACCGTGATGGAACTCGTCCGGCCCTTCCGGATGACCCAGCCCGCCGTGTCCCGCCACCTCAAAGTCCTCGAGAACGCGGGCCTGATTGTCCGCCGCGCCGAAGGAACCAGGCGCCCCTGCCGGCTCTCCCCCGCGGGGTTCGCTTCTGTGGAGCGCTGGCTCGCCATGCTGCGACCCGCCCTCGAAAGAAACTACGCACGCCTCGATCAGGTCCTTAGCGAGATCAAGACCACCGAATGA
- a CDS encoding Hsp20/alpha crystallin family protein has product MAITRWDPFREVVALQNRMNSLFREMNESEGPLTTASFVPAVDIYEDTKKVVLKLEVPGIEEKDLDIRVENNTLTVKGERKFEKEEKEENFHRIERKYGSFFRSFTVPSTVDAEHIGATYNAGVLKLELMKKPEAQPKQIKVNVGGAQKQEEPELVGAR; this is encoded by the coding sequence ATGGCAATCACTCGTTGGGATCCGTTCCGTGAAGTCGTCGCTCTGCAGAACCGCATGAACTCGCTTTTCCGCGAGATGAACGAGAGCGAAGGTCCGCTGACGACTGCCAGCTTTGTGCCGGCGGTCGATATATATGAGGACACCAAGAAGGTCGTCCTGAAGCTGGAAGTGCCGGGCATCGAGGAGAAGGATCTGGACATCCGCGTGGAGAACAACACGCTGACGGTCAAGGGCGAGCGCAAGTTCGAGAAGGAAGAGAAGGAAGAGAACTTCCACCGGATCGAGCGTAAGTACGGCAGCTTCTTCCGTTCATTCACGGTGCCCTCGACGGTAGACGCCGAGCACATTGGCGCTACCTATAACGCGGGCGTGCTGAAGCTGGAACTGATGAAGAAGCCCGAAGCGCAGCCGAAGCAGATCAAGGTAAACGTGGGTGGCGCGCAGAAACAGGAAGAGCCGGAGCTGGTAGGAGCGCGGTAA